Proteins from one Dromiciops gliroides isolate mDroGli1 chromosome 6, mDroGli1.pri, whole genome shotgun sequence genomic window:
- the LOC122731150 gene encoding olfactory receptor 1038 gives MAKFNFTQVTEFILKGITDRPELQAPLFVVFLAIYIVTVVGNLGLILLIRIDSRLHTPMYFFLSHLAFVDFCYSSAITPKMVVNFVVEKNIISFNACATQLGCFLTFMITECFLLASMAYDRYVAICNPLLYSVIMSQKVCLQLVAVPYIYSFLVALFHTIVTFRLSYCGPNVINHFYCDDLPLLALACSNTHTKEMLIFAFAGFDMICSSSIVLISYIFIIAAILRIRSTEGRLKAFSTCGSHMVAVTIFYGTLIFMYLQPKSNHSLDTDKMASVFYTVVIPMLNPLIYSLRNKEVKEALKKAQARGHETLKMLQSRQ, from the coding sequence ATTCTCAAAGGGATAACAGATCGCCCTGAGCTCCAGGCACCACTCTTTGTAGTTTTCTTAGCCATCTACATAGTCACAGTGGTAGGGAACCTTGGGCTAATTTTATTGATCAGGATTGACTCTCGACTTCATACACCTATGTACTTCTTCCTTAGTCATTTAGCTTTCGTTGACTTCTGCTATTCCTCAGCCATCACACCTAAGATGGTGGTAAATTTTGTAGTGGagaaaaatatcatttcattcaATGCTTGTGCAACCCAACTAGGATGTTTTCTGACATTTATGATCACAGAATGTTTCCTTTTAGCATCTATGGCCTATGATCGTTATGTAGCTATTTGCAATCCTCTGCTTTACTCAGTTATTATGTCTCAGAAAGTCTGCCTTCAGTTAGTTGCAGTTCCCTATATATACAGTTTTTTGGTTGCATTGTTCCATACCATTGTCACATTCCGATTATCTTACTGTGGTCCCAATGTCATCAATCATTTTTATTGTGATGATCTTCCACTCTTGGCTCTGGCCtgctcaaacacacacacaaaagaaatgttgATATTTGCCTTTGCTGGGTTTGACATGATCTGTTCATCATCAATTGTCCTCATCTCCTATATTTTCATCATTGCCGCCATTTTGCGAATCCGTTCCACAGAGGGCAGACTCAAAGCCTTCTCCACCTGTGGTTCCCATATGGTAGCTGTCACCATTTTCTATGGCACATTGATCTTTATGTACCTACAACCTAAGTCAAACCATTCCCTGGACACAGACAAAATGGCATCAGTCTTTTACACAGTAGTGATCCCCATGTTGAACCCTCTAATCTACAGTTTAAGGAACAAAGAGGTGAAAGAGGCCCTGAAGAAGGCTCAAGCTAGAGGAcatgaaacattaaaaatgctTCAGTCCAGACAATGA